Proteins encoded within one genomic window of Brassica rapa cultivar Chiifu-401-42 chromosome A09, CAAS_Brap_v3.01, whole genome shotgun sequence:
- the LOC103838746 gene encoding auxin-responsive protein SAUR71: protein MRGMVKKLLCGGSKNFASSRTSALPEEGKVRVYVGKDKESQCKLEVEANLLNHPMFEDLLRLSEEEYGHLYEGALRIACDIDVFINLISLLKTTHHHNPSL from the coding sequence ATGAGAGGCATGGTGAAGAAGCTACTATGTGGCGGATCCAAGAACTTTGCGTCTTCAAGAACATCGGCATTACCAGAAGAAGGAAAAGTTCGGGTTTATGTAGGTAAGGATAAAGAGAGTCAGTGCAAGCTAGAGGTTGAGGCTAACTTGTTAAACCATCCAATGTTTGAGGATCTACTGAGATTGTCAGAAGAGGAATACGGACACTTATACGAAGGGGCTTTGAGGATTGCTTGTGACATTGATGTCTTCATCAATTTGATCAGTCTACTAAAAACCACGCATCATCATAATCCATCCCTTTGA
- the LOC103838745 gene encoding LOW QUALITY PROTEIN: histone-lysine N-methyltransferase ATXR7 (The sequence of the model RefSeq protein was modified relative to this genomic sequence to represent the inferred CDS: deleted 2 bases in 1 codon) — translation MVALDSYFPRKRLSAFEPNFSGSTCIGVYSSDDSIAPQDYSCDDSCDDLATVSSARCDFDELCGMDSALEMSCRSNGEGREVHDAGGGGGGGTDKSEVPGYNTMYASGWMYVNQQGEMSGAYTQQQLFDGLSSGFLPEDLLVYPTINGYMHNSVPLKYFKQFPEHVATGFAYLHNGMINVHQRETQAEHTASAAAHLVFHPPQPSSNGSLLDQRMLNQEEVNLLASFISLGSEHACWFLVDAEGRNHGPYTLLELWNWQQHGHVSDAALIRDVENKLRPITLASLIGVWRDKCGSENCDESVSGASFISEVSEELSSQLQSGIIKIARRALLDEIISSTISDFLNAKKRDEHLKSVPASSAANVVKCISSQVINPEKTAVSTTEATGCENIKNEEDPSRIVSESLKYTKCVGSAENFQTSCSAVCGILHNSCMQIMWNAVFYDTVATYTSSWRKNKLWFRSPDTPTVSSYCKGSHTNHSEKPEAAESFTCRVDSSSCKTANSNAYDLATKAASFHEPSSRKVTLPVTDGTESVVASISEYVQSELFSSLETHLTDYIGILIEDGANIAASTVQDGKMHEVRRNIFENFQENFLLSSSVLYCGMLACGLNLYCCKLLQENSSCLEKSGEKGESSQQITSEDIVANIFITTLQTSSDSPVSDEVDTLDIHEPPPPGCESGITRPSLRCNFRPVRSKESVPEIEEYVATALCRQKLHNVVMKDWKSLFMKCSLKEFLASQKGSHQVSRKETIAPRKLKANAQIKKPVKSSISSHTAEKPKKQCVRSSEKILVKRSKKPSKDTPGKNLSISKPSQPKIRNAVQQDQTIIKNVTKVRKGKVSKDAHLKVISEKNQDVGMADEFDDELLITRLRRISKSKTKELREGTDAAKSCEEISLSAEESVETVGFRDHEENLSNKSSQKVQKANVSKLKRKNTSEVEGAQSCSGANGGYTEISGKDTDTESLGFETRDKVSPERLSKRRKKDAAKGKNIVEKSACSVSQKSLKPSESSTLKRKHSLDENIPKDSESAVGNEGKLPGNTSNKMQKVGSKKLKLKRKLLPKHTTELSPIEDLAVDNDSRPTSIALKPLVKLGTKASNKKVLVPMPKSDGCARTSINGWHWRAWSLKASPKERASVRGSSCVHTQHFGSKISSSQNVLSARTNRAKMRNLLAAADGADLLKVSQLKARKKRLRFQQSKIHDWGLVALEPIDAEDFVIEYVGELIRSSISEIREHQYEKMGIGSSYLFRLDDGYVIDATKRGGIARFINHSCEPNCYTKIISVDGKKKIFIYAKRHIDAGEEISYNYKFPLEDNKIPCNCKAQKCRGSLN, via the exons ATGGTTGCACTTGATTCCTATTTCCCAAGGAAGAGACTCTCTGCTTTTGAACCAAATTTCTCTGGTTCGACGTGTATCGGAGTCTACAGTTCCGATGATTCCATAGCACCACAAGATTACTCTTGTGACGACAG CTGCGATGATCTGGCAACTGTATCTTCCGCTCGTTGCGATTTCGACGAACTGTGTGGTATGGATTCAGCCTTGGAGATGAGCTGCAGGTCTAATGGAGAAGGCCGCGAGGTTCATGAcgctggtggtggtggtggcggcggCACAGACAAGAGTGAGGTTCCAGGGTATAATACAATGTATGCGAGCGGTTGGATGTACGTTAATCAGCAAGGCGAGATGTCTGGCGCTTATACGCAACAGCAGCTATTTGATGGCCTATCCTCTGGCTTTCTACCTGAGGATCTTCTTGTATACCCAACTATCAACGGTTATATGCACAATTCTGTACCGTTAAAGTACTTCAAGCAGTTTCCTGAACATGTCGCCACTGGCTTTGCGTATCTACATAATGGAATGATAAATGTCCATCAACGTGAGACTCAAGCAGAGCATACAGCTTCTGCTGCTGCTCATTTGGTTTTCCATCCTCCACAGCCCAGTTCTAATGGTTCGCTCTTGGATCAGCGAATGTTAAACCAGGAGGAAGTGAATTTGTTAGCTTCGTTCATCTCATTG GGAAGCGAACATGCTTGCTGGTTTCTTGTGGATGCTGAGGGTAGAAATCATGGTCCATATACTTTATTGGAGCTTTGGAATTGGCAGCAGCATGGACATGTTTCAGATGCAGCCCTG ATACGGGATGTTGAAAATAAGTTAAGACCAATCACATTAGCGTCGTTAATTGGTGTATGGAGGGATAAATGTGGTAGTGAAAATTGTGATGAGTCAGTGTCTGGGGCGAGCTTCATATCTGAAGTATCTGAAGAGCTCTCTTCTCAGCTTCAGAGTGGAATAATTAAAATAGCTAGAAGAGCTCTCCTCGATGAAATCATCAGTAGCACAATTTCAGACTTTCTTAACGCGAAGAAAAGAGACGAGCATCTCAAGTCTGTTCCAGCCAGTTCTGCTGCCAATGTTGTTAAATGCATATCG TCTCAAGTTATCAATCCGGAGAAAACTGCTGTCTCAACCACTGAAGCAACAGGCTGTGAGAACATAAAGAATGAGGAGGATCCTAGTCGAATAGTTTCAGAGTCGCTCAAATACACTAAATGTGTTGGAAGCGCCGAGAACTTTCAGACATCTTGCTCAGCTGTATGTGGAATCCTTCACAACAGTTGCATGCAAATTATGTGGAATGCTGTCTTTTATGATACTGTGGCAACATATACATCATCTTGGCGAAAGAACAAACTTTGGTTTCGTTCTCCTGATACCCCAACCGTTTCGAGCTACTGCAAGGGTTCCCATACCAACCACTCAGAAAAACCAGAAGCAGCTGAAAgt TTTACTTGTAGGGTGGATTCCTCTTCCTGCAAAACTGCTAACTCTAATGCATATGACTTAGCTACCAAAGCAGCAAGTTTTCATGAACCGTCATCTAGGAAAGTAACCTTACCAGTCACTGATGGAACAGAAAGCGTTGTAGCAAGCATATCGGAATACGTACAAAGTGAGCTCTTTTCGTCTCTGGAAACTCATCTGACTGATTATATTGGCATTCTCATTGAAGATGGTGCGAACATTGCTGCTAGTACTGTCCAAGATGGCAAAATGCATGAGGTAAGGAgaaacatttttgaaaatttccaaGAAAATTTCCTCCTTTCTAGTTCAGTTCTTTATTGTGGCATGCTAGCGTGTGGA CTGAATTTATATTGTTGCAAACTACTGCAGGAAAACTCGTCGTGTTTGGAAAAGTCTGGTGAAAAGGGAGAATCGTCTCAGCAAATCACATCTGAGGATATTGTtgctaatatttttattacaacaTTGCAGACATCATCAGACAGTCCGGTCAGTGATGAAGTTGATACTCTGGATATTCATGAGCCACCACCACCTGGATGTGAAAGCGGCATTACAAGGCCATCTCTGCGCTGTAACTTTCGGCCTGTAAGGTCCAAAGAATCCGTTCCTGAGATTGAAGAATATGTTGCAACGGCTTTATGTAGACAGAAGTTGCATAATGTTGTTATGAAAGATTGGAAATCACTGTTCATGAAGTGTTCTCTTAAGGAATTCCTTGCTTCACAGAAAGGAAGCCATCAAGTTTCTCGCAAAGAAACAATCGCCCCGAGGAAGCTCAAAGCGAATGCTCAGATCAAAAAGCCAGTAAAGTCTAGTATATCAAGTCATACAGCAGAGAAGCCAAAGAAACAATGTGTCAGATCTTCTGAAAAAATTCTGGTTAAACGATCTAAGAAACCTTCTAAAGATACACCCGGTAAAAATTTGTCAATTAGTAAACCAAGTCAGCCGAAGATAAGGAATGCTGTCCAGCAGGATCAAA CTATCATTAAGAATGTGACGAAGGTTCGGAAAGGAAAGGTTAGTAAAGATGCTCATCTCAAGGTGATTTCTGAGAAAAACCAAGATGTTGGAATGGCAGATGAATTTGATGACGAACTTCTTATAACAAGACTGAGAA GGATATCAAAGAGTAAAACAAAAGAGTTAAGAGAAGGTACAGACGCTGCAAAATCCTGTGAGGAGATTTCATTGTCTGCTGAAGAATCCGTGGAAACTGTTGGCTTCAGAGATCATGAGGAAAATCTTTCAAATAAGTCTTCCCAGAAAGTGCAAAAAG CTAATGTGTCAAAGCTAAAGAGAAAGAATACATCAGAAGTCGAAGGAGCACAATCTTGCAGTGGAGCAAACGGAGGATATACTGAGATTTCTGGAAAAGACACTGATACAGAAAGCCTTGGATTTGAAACCAGGGATAAGGTTTCCCCTGAACGCCTCAGCAAGAGACGGAAAA AAGATGCAGCTAAAGGAAAAAATATTGTGGAGAAGTCTGCGTGCAGCGTATCACAGAAGTCTCTTAAGC CATCGGAATCATCAACTCTAAAGAGAAAGCATTCATTAGATGAAAATATCCCCAAGGATTCTGAGAGTGCTGTTGGAAATGAAGGAAAGCTTCCCGGCAATACATCAAATAAAATGCAGAAAG TAGGTTCAAAGAAATTGAAGCTTAAAAGGAAGCTATTACCAAAACATACAACAGAGCTTTCTCCCATTGAGGATTTGGCAGTGGATAATGACAGCAGACCTACGTCGATTGCACTAAAACCATTGGTAAAATTGGGAACGAAAGCGAGCAATAAAAAGGTGTTAGTTCCAATGCCAAAGTCCGATGGATGTGCACGCACATCTATTAATGGCTGGCATTGGCGTGCATGGTCATTAAAGGCTAGTCCCAAAGAGAGAGCTAGTGTTAGGGGAAGTTCTTGCGTGCACACGCAACATTTTGGTTCCAAAATTAGTTCTTCTCAAAACGTTCTTTCTGCAAGAACTAATAGGGCAAAGATGCGTAATCTTCTAGCTGCTGCCGATGGTGCTGACCTCTTAAAAGTTTCTCAGTTGAAg GCTAGGAAAAAGCGTTTGCGGTTTCAACAAAGCAAAATTCATGATTGGGGTCTTGTCGCACTTGAACCAATTGACGCAGAGGACTTTGTGATCGAATATGTTGGAGAGTTGATACGTTCTTCT ATATCTGAGATACGTGAACACCAATATGAAAAGATGGGAATTGGAAGCAGTTATCTTTTCAGGCTTGATGATGGCTATGTG ATTGATGCCACAAAGCGAGGTGGCATAGCAAGGTTTATAAACCATTCATGTGAG CCTAATTGTTACACCAAGATTATAAGTGTGGACGGTAAGAAGAAGATATTTATCTATGCGAAACGGCATATTGACGCTGGTGAAGAAATAAGTTACAACTACAAATTCCCGCTTGAGGACAACAAAATCCCTTGCAACTGTAAAGCGCAAAA GTGCCGTGGATCACTGAACTAG